A single genomic interval of Candidatus Zixiibacteriota bacterium harbors:
- a CDS encoding protein kinase — protein MPTINQTILHYRIIRKLGEGGMGEVYLAEDARLDRQVALKFLPASLSQDHEARERLIREAKAASRLNHKNILTVHAVEHADERDFIVMEYVDGLPLREWMSGNKPSLTQTLRIAMQIADGLQTAHEAGVVHRDVKPSNILVTAKEQVKIADFGLATWRGASELTKSGSTVGTAAYMSPEQAQGQKTDQRSDLFSLGVVIFEMLTGRPPFGGEHQAAIAYAIAHEPAASLSQYRPDLPTGLQHIIDKSLQKDPSVRYQSAADLIADLKRERQLLDSTPSSRSHVTPIAAVQPRRSLRPITVSAIIAAVLVAAVLILRPWRFTVEPTHDAAAVENRLAVMYFDNVAEPDDPQRLGEIATNLLITDLSGSQYVQVVSSQRLYDILKLMGYEGAKKISPDIATQVAQRAGARWMLVGSILRTAPNMVLTAQLIDVASGNSIAPQRIDGAPGEDIFALVDRLRGKVTEGLSIPAGIDAQQSTHIATTTSTDAYRLYLEGMDLWHKYYTDEANEKFYQAIAIDSTFTMAYFRIAQSQFSGAEVDSENRRQLDIALTQIDRVGPKEQLQLRALDAGLDGDAPRAIATLTELLKQYPDEKEAWWILGNIQGLWLRDYEVGAAALRQAIAIDPMYKLAYNSLAYLYNFMGDFEQSLWAINQYIAVAPDEANPYDSRADLYAYNGQPDKALESYTLALSKNPAYTVSRRKQAFMCLFLGRYADADSILQLEASGPSPAARAEGRFLLAKVPEHQGRLREAIAILNKGIAADEFDGIDSAISARKLNWQALLLSELGKHDDAILTLHAARQKLDSTHGEDYAWTLFDEVELSWRGGDFAAAERALQELDQFKSHPDPRRAAIPSLAKGLLESARGHHALATTLMESAQSFSDEYGYVYELGCQYLRAGELSQAVETLERAAAEYSEQRAHFGVMSTKVHYYLAMAYEQSGWNDKAIGQYEKFLGIWKNADPELTLVDDAKSRLQRLRSGA, from the coding sequence GTGCCGACGATCAATCAGACCATCCTTCACTATCGAATAATCAGAAAGCTCGGCGAAGGCGGGATGGGCGAGGTCTATCTCGCGGAGGATGCCAGACTCGACCGACAGGTGGCGTTGAAGTTTCTCCCGGCATCGTTGTCGCAGGACCACGAGGCGCGCGAGCGGCTGATCCGCGAAGCCAAGGCCGCGTCGCGTCTGAATCACAAAAACATCCTGACCGTGCACGCGGTGGAGCACGCCGATGAGCGCGACTTCATCGTGATGGAGTATGTCGACGGCCTGCCGCTGCGCGAGTGGATGTCCGGCAATAAACCGTCGTTGACGCAGACGCTGCGCATCGCCATGCAGATTGCCGACGGTCTGCAAACGGCCCACGAGGCCGGGGTCGTGCACCGCGACGTCAAACCGTCGAATATTCTCGTCACCGCCAAAGAGCAGGTGAAGATCGCCGATTTCGGGCTGGCGACCTGGCGCGGCGCATCGGAACTCACGAAATCGGGATCGACCGTGGGCACGGCCGCTTACATGTCACCGGAGCAGGCGCAAGGACAGAAGACCGACCAGCGCTCCGATCTCTTCAGTCTGGGGGTCGTGATTTTTGAGATGCTCACCGGACGGCCGCCCTTCGGGGGCGAGCATCAGGCGGCGATTGCGTATGCCATCGCGCACGAGCCGGCAGCGTCGCTGTCGCAGTATCGTCCCGACCTCCCCACCGGTCTCCAACACATTATCGACAAGTCGCTGCAAAAGGATCCGTCGGTGCGCTATCAAAGCGCCGCCGACCTGATCGCCGATCTGAAACGCGAGCGGCAGCTTTTGGATTCCACACCCAGCAGCCGGTCGCATGTCACCCCCATCGCTGCGGTGCAACCGCGACGGTCCCTGCGGCCGATAACGGTTTCCGCGATCATCGCGGCGGTATTGGTCGCGGCGGTGCTGATTCTGCGTCCGTGGCGATTCACGGTCGAGCCGACGCATGATGCGGCTGCGGTCGAAAACCGATTGGCGGTCATGTATTTCGACAATGTCGCCGAACCCGACGACCCACAACGTTTGGGGGAGATCGCCACCAACCTGCTCATCACCGATCTGTCCGGGTCACAATATGTGCAGGTCGTCTCCAGCCAGCGGCTCTACGACATCCTCAAGCTGATGGGGTACGAGGGCGCCAAGAAGATCAGCCCCGACATTGCGACGCAGGTGGCGCAGAGGGCCGGCGCCCGCTGGATGCTGGTCGGCAGCATTCTGCGCACCGCACCCAACATGGTCCTGACTGCGCAACTGATCGATGTCGCATCGGGCAACTCGATCGCGCCACAGCGCATCGACGGCGCGCCCGGCGAGGACATCTTCGCGCTGGTGGACCGGCTGCGCGGGAAGGTCACCGAAGGGCTGTCCATACCCGCCGGCATCGACGCACAGCAATCCACTCACATTGCCACGACGACGTCGACCGACGCGTACCGGCTCTATCTGGAAGGCATGGACCTGTGGCACAAGTACTACACCGATGAAGCAAACGAAAAGTTTTACCAGGCCATCGCCATCGATTCGACCTTCACGATGGCGTACTTCCGGATCGCCCAGAGCCAGTTCTCGGGCGCCGAGGTCGACAGCGAGAATCGTCGGCAACTGGACATCGCCCTGACTCAGATTGACCGCGTCGGCCCCAAAGAACAACTGCAACTGCGCGCGCTCGACGCCGGCCTGGATGGTGACGCCCCACGCGCAATCGCAACACTGACAGAGCTGCTAAAGCAGTATCCGGATGAGAAGGAGGCGTGGTGGATTCTCGGCAACATTCAGGGGTTGTGGCTGCGGGATTACGAAGTGGGAGCGGCCGCGCTCAGGCAGGCGATCGCCATCGACCCGATGTATAAACTGGCCTATAACAGTCTGGCCTACTTATACAATTTCATGGGGGATTTCGAACAGTCGCTCTGGGCGATCAATCAATACATCGCCGTCGCCCCGGACGAGGCCAACCCCTACGATTCTCGCGCCGATCTGTACGCCTACAATGGCCAGCCCGACAAGGCACTGGAGTCGTATACGCTGGCTCTCTCGAAGAACCCGGCGTACACCGTGTCGCGGCGCAAGCAGGCGTTTATGTGCCTATTCCTGGGTCGTTACGCCGACGCAGACAGCATCCTGCAATTGGAGGCCTCCGGCCCCTCGCCGGCTGCGCGCGCGGAAGGCCGCTTCCTGCTCGCCAAAGTGCCGGAACACCAGGGACGCTTGCGGGAAGCGATCGCCATTCTGAACAAGGGAATTGCCGCCGACGAATTCGATGGGATCGACAGCGCCATCTCGGCCCGGAAGCTGAATTGGCAGGCACTCCTCCTGTCCGAACTCGGCAAACACGACGACGCCATCCTCACTCTTCACGCGGCGCGGCAGAAACTCGATTCCACGCACGGGGAGGATTACGCGTGGACACTCTTCGATGAAGTCGAATTGTCCTGGCGGGGCGGCGACTTCGCCGCGGCCGAGCGTGCATTACAAGAACTGGATCAGTTCAAATCCCATCCCGATCCGCGGCGGGCCGCAATTCCGTCCCTGGCGAAAGGGCTGCTGGAATCGGCGCGCGGCCATCACGCACTGGCCACCACACTCATGGAATCGGCTCAGAGTTTCAGCGACGAATACGGGTACGTCTATGAATTGGGATGTCAGTACCTCCGGGCAGGCGAATTGAGTCAAGCGGTCGAAACCCTGGAGAGGGCGGCCGCCGAATACAGCGAGCAACGGGCGCACTTCGGTGTGATGTCGACGAAAGTCCATTACTACCTGGCCATGGCCTATGAGCAATCCGGATGGAATGACAAAGCCATCGGGCAGTACGAGAAGTTCCTCGGAATCTGGAAAAACGCCGATCCCGAACTGACGTTGGTCGATGACGCCAAATCGCGGCTGCAACGACTCCGCAGCGGGGCGTGA